Part of the Pyricularia oryzae 70-15 chromosome 3, whole genome shotgun sequence genome, TTGTGGAGTTATGTACATTATCACCAGGGCTGCAAACCCCGCCACGCAGAATCCGGGGGACTGGGTAGAGGATGATGCCCATTAGCTCTGGCCACCTCTACAGTTGAAGTCATCAAAACATGGCTACTGCCTACTATACTTCAATGATGTTTCGAGTCGAGCATGTATCACAAGAAATAGATATATGACCATGGTGAGTATATCATGTGTGGCCGGGTCGGCATCATACAGGCGTTACGGAGAGCAGTCTTTGTTTCAATAGAATGTCTAATATTTCGGTGTCTGGTGGGTTTATTTGTGATGGGGTCCACCGATAGCTAAACTTGTATTGTGACTATTGCTCCATAGTATCCAGCAGTTAAGGCAATTGTTTGACGCTGGACATGACTAGATGCTTACCTTAAAAAGGTACAAATACACAAATGCCAATCCAGGCCCAACCTTGCTTATGTATAATACATAGAAAAAATATATAGACGTGGTGAATATATGTATGTGTATGTGCGTATGTGATCGGAGGTGAGTAACATGTTGACAATGCGGCTCACCCACCATGACAAAGCGAACTTTGCAATACGGAGTAAAGCAAGTTCATGGTGtgttaaaaaaagaaacgacaGAACTGGTGGTGATCCCAGCTGAAGCGTCATGTTGTGGATATAAGAGCTATGATACATAGTAAAATGCATGGGAGGTACCTTGGTATATTTATTATTACTTACGACGTTGATGCAGCACAGGGTTTAGGAGACTTCGGTACTTCCCCGCCGCCAGCCTTGACGTTGAAGCGATGTCTTTTGATGGTATCAGACCAGCATGTGTGGACCCACATTCTGCAGCTTAATTCAACCGAGACCCCTGTCCAAATTTTCGAGGCCACGATTCAATCTGGCAAGATCCAAGTCAGGCAGTCCCTTTTGAACAGATTGTGCAAGACCACCTACCCACCTTGTTTGTCGCTAACCTCAGGTAAGACAAATATCTTGGGGCCACATATATCCAAACGCGCACCCAACTTCCGAGGCGACGAcaggtttctttttcctttcctaTCTTTTTATGTTATTTCTGGCCGTGATTATTTTCTTTGTAACTTCAGTCGAGACCTTAGGCACTCGGGTTGGCTGCCACAGGTATACATCATTGTCGCTTGCACGATAACGCAGCGCGAACACACTCTCTACCATCATTTGAGTACGACACACGCACGTCACGACAATCTGCGCGCAACCAAAACAAACTGCAATCAGAAAACGCAATTTTTCACATTCGCCTCCCCAGGCCTGCTAGGGCCTTGACACCAATCACTCTTGTCTTTCGCGCTCTTCGGTCACCATGAGTAGCGACTACTCATACGACGAGACGGGCCACCTTTGGCCCTTCTTTGTCTTCACGCTGACAACAATTGTCACTCTTCCCCTCACATATGCCCTCGTAAACCGATCGAGGGACCCCGCAGCCAAGTTCCCGCGGATCAAGACCGAGTATAAGCCCAAGCATGGCGATTTGGTACAGTCGCAAAAGTCGGCATACAAACGGAAGAATCGCACGCTTGGCCTGACCCTCTTTGTTCTGGGCGGATGGGCCGTCATGGGCTACATGCTTTACCTGATCAGCGTCACCGAAGCCCCTGTTAACAAGCTCTGGAACCCCTATGACATTCTGGGTCTCTCCGAAACCGCATCTGAAAAGGTCATCAAGAAAACCTACAAGGAATTGTCGCGACGCCTGCACCCCGACAAGGTCAAGCCCGACCCCGCCAAAAACGAGACAATCGAGTCATTGAACGATAAATACGTCGAGATCTCCAAGGCCTACCAAGCGCTGACGGACGAGGATGTCCGGAATAACTACATCCAGTTTGGTCACCCCGACGGCAAGCAAGGTTTCAGTATCAACATTGCCCTCCCCAAGGTGATTGTCTCGGACGGAAACGGAAAATACGTTGTTCTTGTCTACTTCATGCTGTTTGGAGTTTTGCTGCCTTACTGGGTCGGCTCGTGGTGGTACGGCACCCAGAAGCGCTCCAAGGAAGGCCCGCTGATGGAGAGCGCAAACCGCCTGTTTAGGGAGTACGAGGATGATATTGACGAGGGCGGTGTTATCTCTGCACTGAGCTCCGGCAGGGAGTTTGAGGATGTCTTCAAAGGCAACAAGGCCGATTCTGGACTGTCCAAGATTGAATCAAGGATACTGGCAGCCGGCGAAACCTCGCAATTCGCTGCGGGAATGTCCCTCAAGGAAAAGGAGAAACTTGATGACCTCGATAACGGCGTGCGACGAAAGGTACTGGACTTGCTTTGGGCATACCTGGGACGCATCGAGCTTGACGACGCTGAGCTCACCAAGGCCAAGTTTGAGGTCGCTCCAATCGCCCACTCCCTCACAAAATCCTTCACGGCCATTGCCTTGGCTTATGGAAACACCGCTCCTATTTTGGCCTCATACTACGCCAGCCAGATCCTCATCCAGGCAATCCCGCCCAAGGCATCCCCGCTTCTTCAACTGCCCCACTTCACGCCGTCTCTCGCTAAGGCCATCGAAGGAGACTCCAGGGTACGCATGTCATTGCAGCGATTCATGGACCAGCCCGACTCCCAGCGTCGAAGCCAAGCTATCGGTGACGGTTTGCTCACTGAAGCCCAGTATAAAGAGGCCGTCGAGGTCGCGAAGCAGCTGCCTTTCCTGCGTGTTGCCAAGGCTTATTTTAAGGTCACCGGCGAGAAGTACATCATTCCATCGTCTCTAGTCACACTCGTGGTCAAGGGCCGGTTTGTGCCTCCTGGAAGTGAAAACGTCCCCGAGATTGTCGGAACAGACCTGGAGGACGTGGACCCGGCCGAGGATGACTTAGACGCTATTCTTGGACGCAAAAAGAAGCAAGTGGGCAAAGATGAACGTGGGAAGCCTGTGTATGGAGCCGATGACGAGACACCCGTTGTACCGCCTCTGGCTTATGCTCCGTATTTTGCACGCGATCATTCTCCACGCTGGAATGTCTTTCTCACAGACTCCAAACAAGGCAAGATGGCCGTACCACCCTTTACATTTGCGCAGTTTGACAAGCCGATATTCAAGGATGATGGCAAGACTCCGACATATGAGATGCAAACACTGAAGGCCCAGTTCCAGGCGCCTCCGCAAGCTGGCCACTACACATTCGTTATGCACGTAGTGTGTGACAGCTATGTTGGGTTCGACACCAAGATGGAAGTTACCCTAGTTGTTGATGAGGCGAGtagggcagccgaaatgacAGATGAGGAGGAGATCAGCGAGCCAGACGAAGGTAAGTTTTTTGTTATGTTTTGTCGTTGATTTCCTGTAGACGCAAGGCTAATACTCATTCTCTCAGATTCTATCGCTGGCATCATGAGTGCTGCTAAAGGTGGTGCACCACCCCCACGAAAGAAGAAGCAGGCCGTCGAGGAAGACGAATCAGATGATGAGAGTGGAACGGAAGAAGAAGCGGATGATACAAGCGATACGAACACTGACACTGAGGATGAGTCTTGAGGCAATTTCCCTTTCACTCTTTTTCTCTGTCTCTTTCAATTTGATTTCTCAAGTCAGGCTTGCCGGCGGGATCACTCGCATGAGAAGACATTGGCACTATATTTATACTCATTGTTGTTATCGGCATATGGCTCGTCCAGCGTGTTCGATCTGCTTATAtgattgtctttttttctttcttttcgctgtTACCATTACACCCTGGGGAGTACATGCATCGTTCTTAGCTGTTTCTTGTACATGAGTCTTGGGCGTTTCTTGGTTGCGTCTGGGTCATTGGCTTCGTCTAGATCCCCTCATACGTTTCGGGAACACACACATCCAGGTGCATAAGGGCTTGATTTTGATCAacgtttttcttcttttttttctccattcTTTCTCGCAGGTTCTCGTATAAAAAGCGTAGGAGGCaagttgaaaaaagaaaaaaaaaaagatcatgaAATTTGTTTATATTGAGACATATTCCCATCTAGGTGTCATTTGACGTGACTATGAAGTTGGCAGCTAGTGTTTTGACAGGTGGTTCTCACTTAGACACCTACGTTGACGTTCGGTATTCCGACTAAGCGTTAACACCTTTTGACTAACCGTGGGACAAGGGCGTCGGCTCCATGAAAGGTGACAGCCCGGGTAAGCAAAAACAAGGTAAGTCGAAACGAGCTGTGTTTTCAATGATCCGCCAGTGTAGACAAACCCTGCAGAAAGAAGATGTATAAATAAAGAGAATGTATGAGTATGAGTGTGAGTCTTCTCATTCCAGAAACGCCAACGCTAAATGCAATTTCAACCTTGTCCGCCTGCGTGCCACTCAAGAGCAGAAAGTTATACTTTGAACGACAACTACCAACCCGAGACAGGCCATTACGTTACTTTTGGTGCTCTGAGAGCTCGgaatctttttcttctcccaaAATCGAAACACCAGTTTGCAAACGTAccccgcaaaaaaaaaaaaaaagattcatTGGAGTAGCTCTTCGCACGTCCAGTCCTCGTAGCTGCAACGAGCCCCATCAGCAACAAATTCCGTGTCTGTGATCATCAAGCACATGCCAGGCGTACTTACTATCCGTCGGGCATGTAGCGCCGGATTATCAAGGGAATCTTTTTCTCAGCCAGCTCTTTGATAGCGATTTGCAGTGGATCCGTCTCGCCCTCGAGATCGACCAAAACAGGAGCGTTCATGCTGATTTGCAATGCCCTCGTTCCCAGAATGCGTGCCTTCTCGTACTTTGTCATGAATGGGGTCGTCGTCCGTTTGTCGTTGGGGattttcttgtccttgtgTGACAACTTCTGGCCGGTGGCGCGGGCAGCCGCGTTGGGGTCACCCGAAACGACTACGTTGGCGTCTTCGTTgtcctcatcgtcatcgagTGGGACTTCCTCGTCAAAGATCTCTTCGGGCTCTACATCATCGAAGGCGGCTTCCTCGTGGTATCTGGAGCATAAAAACTTCTATGTCAGCGAGGATTCAGAACCAGAGCGGCAGGTTGACAAGTTGTCGCAACTTACCCGCCACCTCCTCCCATATCATCATCGCCGCCGAAGTCGGACATTTTTTTACACGTTTCCTAAGATCAAGTTGAGAGGACAAGATGTAGAAATATAGGAATTATATCTGTCGTAGTTTGTATCACCGAGGCTGTTGCATTTGGCGGAGGCGAATGAGTTGGGTGGGCGTATCTGGATGCAAGTCGCAAAGAATGTCTGTCTGTTGATTCAGGAAAAATTTGGGGCCAAATCACGAGCCATCGCGTCGGGGGGGCTCCATTTCGCgaacaagcatttttggtcTAAGTGCCTCTCAAAAGAGCTACCCCTCTCCCCGATTGGACGAGTTTTCAAAAAGTTCAccggcgggccgcccccacaCAAGTGGATCCCAGCATAGCCCATGACTTGGTACTGTACATCGGTAGGTAggttggtaggtaggtaggtaggtaggtatcttgCTGTAAAATTGGTCGCGCGATAAGCGATAAGCGTTTTGCTCCGCACaattttttggcttttggcgGTGGCATAGGTTGCATTCCAAATATTCGCCAACAATCGGCCGGTCGCCAGTGCCGCTGTTAGGTGCCTTTTTATTTATTCATGTATTTTGAATTTCCTCCATATATTGAGCATGATCACGAAGAGGAAACGAGATCGGGAGGAGGCATATCTGCCGCCCAAGCGTCTGGCAATCGATACCGACGCCACAGCAGGTCAGTCTGATTCTTGGTCAAGGGCACAAGCAACCACTCAATCATGGATCTAGCTTTGAGATTATGATGAACTAACATGTTTTAATAATCCAAGACGAAAATTTTTCATGCGGCCTTGAGCTTGATGGACAGTCATCAATAGCTTCGAGCACCAACTTTGACGATGGCTTAGACGGCAGCCTTGACGGCAACTCGACGCCCGCCTCGACAATAGCCACAATCCAGCAGTctgcggcgccgccgccctcgacTTCGACCGCTCGAAAGGTCTTCCCATCCATGCTGAAGACGATCCAGTGTACATTTTCTGGCTGCGATAAGACCTTCAATAGGCCTGCTCGCCTGACCGCCCATCTACGCACACACACTGGCGACCGGGCGCTTAGATGTCCGCACGATGGCTGTGACAAGGCCTACTTTGACGAGAAGCATCTGCAGCAACACATTAAAGGGTCACACTCCACCGAGAGGCAATACGCATGCCCCGAGCCGGGCTGTGACAAGACTTTTCTAACAGGAACCCGCCTCCGTCGTCATGCCGTTGTGCATTCGGGTGAAGGCCGCTTCCGCTGCACAGGCTATAATGGCTGCGACAAGGTCTTCCGCAAGCACCAG contains:
- a CDS encoding DNA-directed RNA polymerase I — translated: MSDFGGDDDMGGGGGYHEEAAFDDVEPEEIFDEEVPLDDDEDNEDANVVVSGDPNAAARATGQKLSHKDKKIPNDKRTTTPFMTKYEKARILGTRALQISMNAPVLVDLEGETDPLQIAIKELAEKKIPLIIRRYMPDGYYEDWTCEELLQ
- a CDS encoding translocation protein sec63, whose product is MSSDYSYDETGHLWPFFVFTLTTIVTLPLTYALVNRSRDPAAKFPRIKTEYKPKHGDLVQSQKSAYKRKNRTLGLTLFVLGGWAVMGYMLYLISVTEAPVNKLWNPYDILGLSETASEKVIKKTYKELSRRLHPDKVKPDPAKNETIESLNDKYVEISKAYQALTDEDVRNNYIQFGHPDGKQGFSINIALPKVIVSDGNGKYVVLVYFMLFGVLLPYWVGSWWYGTQKRSKEGPLMESANRLFREYEDDIDEGGVISALSSGREFEDVFKGNKADSGLSKIESRILAAGETSQFAAGMSLKEKEKLDDLDNGVRRKVLDLLWAYLGRIELDDAELTKAKFEVAPIAHSLTKSFTAIALAYGNTAPILASYYASQILIQAIPPKASPLLQLPHFTPSLAKAIEGDSRVRMSLQRFMDQPDSQRRSQAIGDGLLTEAQYKEAVEVAKQLPFLRVAKAYFKVTGEKYIIPSSLVTLVVKGRFVPPGSENVPEIVGTDLEDVDPAEDDLDAILGRKKKQVGKDERGKPVYGADDETPVVPPLAYAPYFARDHSPRWNVFLTDSKQGKMAVPPFTFAQFDKPIFKDDGKTPTYEMQTLKAQFQAPPQAGHYTFVMHVVCDSYVGFDTKMEVTLVVDEASRAAEMTDEEEISEPDEDSIAGIMSAAKGGAPPPRKKKQAVEEDESDDESGTEEEADDTSDTNTDTEDES